Proteins co-encoded in one Bos taurus isolate L1 Dominette 01449 registration number 42190680 breed Hereford chromosome X, ARS-UCD2.0, whole genome shotgun sequence genomic window:
- the LOC508820 gene encoding melanoma-associated antigen 9-like (The RefSeq protein has 1 substitution compared to this genomic sequence), with protein sequence MSALSKPEEDLQDPGEAQGPVEAQPLGAEVGEAASHLASYHPASSSTPVEALPQEILDEMMTNLMTFLLLKYRAKKLTSPAEMLNKVFRDNQEYFPVVFSQALEWLQVIFGVEVKEVDPTEHIYVMVPTLGLTCDEMLSDGQGLPKAGLLVLVLSMIMWSGDLAPAEVVWGALSRIGVYVGSEYCIFGEPRELLTQVWVREGYLEYRQVPDSDPARYEFLWGPRAYEETSKQQVMAFVLRVRQRPLRAFPLLSEEAAREEE encoded by the coding sequence ATGAGTGCGCTCAGCAAACCCGAGGAAGACCTTCAAGACCCAGGCGAGGCCCAGGGCCCTGTAGAGGCGCAGCCCTTGGGGGCTGAGGTGGGGGAGGCTGCATCCCACTTGGCCTCCTACCACCCAGCATCCTCCTCCACTCCTGTGGAGGCCTTGCCCCAAGAAATTCTGGATGAGATGATGACTAACCTTATGACGTTCCTGCTCCTCAAGTATCGAGCCAAGAAGCTGACCTCCCCAGCAGAAATGCTGAATAAGGTCTTCAGGGATAACCAGGAGTACTTCCCGGTGGTCTTCAGTCAAGCCTTAGAGTGGCTGCAGGTGATCTTTGGTGTGGAGGTGAAGGAGGTGGATCCCACAGAGCACATCTACGTCATGGTCCCGACACTGGGCCTCACCTGCGATGAGATGCTGAGCGATGGGCAGGGCCTGCCCAAGGCTGGCCTCCTGGTGCTGGTCCTCAGCATGATCATGTGGAGTGGAGACCTGGCCCCTGCAGAGGTGGTCTGGGGAGCACTCAGCAGGATCGGGGTGTATGTTGGGAGTGAGCACTGCATCTTTGGGGAGCCCAGGGAGCTGCTGACCCAAGTGTGGGTGCGGGAGGGGTACCTGGAGTACCGGCAGGTGCCTGACAGTGACCCTGCTCGCTATGAGTTCCTGTGGGGTCCCCGGGCCTATGAGGAGACCAGCAAACAGCAAGTCATGGCATTTGTGCTCAGGGTCAGACAAAGGCCTTTGAGGGCCTTCCCACTCCTGTCTGAAGAGGCTGCAAGGGAGGAGGAATAG
- the LOC527384 gene encoding melanoma-associated antigen 9, whose protein sequence is MLVVEMIELSKLEEDLQDPGKAQGPVEAQLFGAEAGEAASPSASSPTVSCSALAEALPQEALNEMVANLMKFFLLKYLAKQLTSQAEMLKKVLKDNQEHFLVVFSQASECLQVVIGMEVKELDPGEHTYIMVPTLGLTCDEMLSSGQSLPKASLLVLVLSLIMQNEDLAPEEAVLGALSRMGVYVGSVYCVFGEPRELLTQVWVQEGYPEPWYLVG, encoded by the coding sequence ATGCTTGTGGTCGAGATGATTGAGCTGAGCAAGCTCGAGGAAGACCTTCAGGACCCAGGCAAGGCCCAGGGCCCTGTGGAGGCACAGCTCTTTGGGGCTGAGGCAGGGGAGGCTGCATCCCCCTCAGCCTCTTCCCCCACAGTCTCCTGCTCCGCCCTTGCAGAGGCCTTGCCCCAGGAAGCTCTGAATGAGATGGTGGCTAACCTGATGAAGTTCTTTCTCCTCAAGTATCTGGCCAAACAGCTGACCTCCCAAGcggaaatgctgaagaaggtcCTCAAGGATAACCAGGAGCACTTCCTGGTGGTCTTCAGTCAAGCTTCAGAGTGCCTACAGGTGGTCATTGGCATGGAGGTGAAGGAGTTGGACCCCGGGGAGCACACCTACATCATGGTCCCCACCCTGGGCCTCACCTGTGATGAGATGCTGAGCAGTGGGCAGAGCCTGCCCAAGGCCAGCCTCCTGGTGCTGGTCCTCAGCCTGATCATGCAGAATGAAGACCTGGCCCCTGAGGAGGCAGTCTTGGGAGCACTCAGCAGGATGGGGGTGTATGTTGGTAGTGTGTACTGTGTCTTTGGGGAGCCCAGAGAGCTGCTGACCCAAGTGTGGGTGCAAGAGGGATACCCAGAGCCTTGGTATTTGGTAGGGTAG